The nucleotide sequence TTTTTCTTTGTTGTTTATATTATCAAGTATTGGTTTTTCATATTCATCTACTAATATTACTACCTTTCCTTTTTTAGATAATTTATATATTAATTCATCAAATGCGTATTTATAATGATTACTCTCTATTTTTATTTCATTTTTCATTGCTTCTTTTTTTATTATTCTCAATAATCCTTCTTTTAAATCTTCTTCTGTTTCACTTATTACATCTAACAAACTTATTCTTATTATTGGATATTCTTTAAATTCCCATTTATCGTATATATATGTATTTTTAAATAATTCTTTTTCACCTTTAAATATATAATATAATGTTGATATTGTTAAACTTTTTCCAAATCTTCTTGGTCGGGATAGAAAATAGTATTTACCACTACCTATTAAATCATACATATAATTAGTTTTATCTACATATATATAATTCCCTTCTTTTATTTCCTTATAATCCTGTATCCCTATTGGTAATTTTTTCATCAGTTCCACCTCTCACTTACCAATCTTATACAAATGTTATCTTATAAAATAGTTATCTTATACAAAATTATATCATAATTCAGTTACTTTAAAAATATTCTATGAACCTAACGGAAAACAAAAACTAAACAACGAACCTTATCTAATTTAATAATATAACCGGAGAAAATCCCCGGTTAACTATGTGAATTTATTAATATTTTTAATCAACTAAATTTAATTATTTATTGTTTTTATATTTTTCCCAATTTGTGTAGGTCAGACCGCCTTTGATGGACTTTCAAAATTTGTTTTTATTAACCACACATGTATTTTTATTCCTTCTTTTTCTTCTGTTATATATTCAAAGTCTTCTATTGTATCTGAATATATTATCAACCAGCCTTCTTTTAATCCTTTTCTTTTTAAATATTCTATTAACTGTTTTTTCGCTTTTTCATATTCATTTCCGGTTATATTTGCCTTTACTTCTATTAAATATTCTATATTATTTAGGTTTATTAATAAGTCTATTCTTCCTCCTCCTACTTCTGTTTCTGGATATACTTTCCCATCTACTGCTTCTACGTATAGACTTAAAAATTGATCAAGATTATATTGATATACTCCTTCATAATAATTCCTTCCTTTGAACATTTTCGCTCCTCTTTGTTTGATATATTCTATATATCTTTTCATTAGTTTATTTATATCTATGCTTCCATCTTCTTTTATATATGGCCTTATTGTATCTTTTATTGTTGCCATATAATTTTTTTCTCCATTTATTTGTGGTTTGAAATGATTGTATAATTTTTTGTAGTATAATGGTACTTTTACACAACAATATCCATTACATTCATCTATTACTCCGTTTAAATATAAATATTTTATTCTTTCATCGCTTATATCAAATTCTATTTTATCTGGTTCAAATAATATTTGCATTATTAATTCTTTTTCACTTTTTGCTTTTGATATTACATTTTCTATATTTTTGTTTATATATTTTTTTAAAAAATCATATAATGTTTTTTCAAAATGCTTTTCTGCTATTATTTTTTCATTTTT is from Marinitoga litoralis and encodes:
- a CDS encoding AAA-like domain-containing protein, which codes for MKRFCTSGPVDKKTCYYVERPELMEEALDHIENWRYFTVSAPRQTGKTTFLNEIVEKTKDKYLPIFISFESYMNKDEKDFLDTLVKDINRSYKKIYNEEKLIEEIPGNIDDIRNKLEKLYKTKNKEIILMIDEFEKFNNEELMNQFLHVIRTMYHSKEIYGLRSVILISVGYLSGVLEDNASPFNIAEHMEVPYFTKEQVYDLLNQHEKETGQIFEEKVKELIWHNAGGQPGLTNALAYDLVVKKAKNEKIIAEKHFEKTLYDFLKKYINKNIENVISKAKSEKELIMQILFEPDKIEFDISDERIKYLYLNGVIDECNGYCCVKVPLYYKKLYNHFKPQINGEKNYMATIKDTIRPYIKEDGSIDINKLMKRYIEYIKQRGAKMFKGRNYYEGVYQYNLDQFLSLYVEAVDGKVYPETEVGGGRIDLLINLNNIEYLIEVKANITGNEYEKAKKQLIEYLKRKGLKEGWLIIYSDTIEDFEYITEEKEGIKIHVWLIKTNFESPSKAV